The segment AAAGAACAAGAAAAAATGGGGTTTCTTCCCGAAAAAAAGAGGGAGAGAGATTATGGCTAAAGATCGAATTAATGCCTACAAACGCCTATTTAGGAAGAGTTACTACACCACATTTCGTACAGTAGATGAAATGCTAGGAATGGCAGCCAATGCGTTTGTTGAAGATGTAGATGTAACCTCACAATACACCAAGTATTCTACAATAAACCCCAATATTAATGAAAAATATATTCTTACGATAGATGAAGAATAAACCATAACTACTATTACTCTAGAATGAGCACTAAAGAGTATTAGTAAAAAGTAGGCGTAATCCGATGATTCAATTCGTGATTACGCCTGCTTTTTTTATGCAGTATAACGTATTACTCACTGGTAAATGATTGCGACAGATTATCTCCAATCTGTATGGTGTTCATGTCTAAAACCGATGAGCTAGTATCATTTTCTAGTTGGCTATAATCTACTTGGGCACTAGTAGTTTCATGGTTTGGCGAAAACAACAAAGCTACATAGAGTATGAAGACCAAGAATATAAGTGCAAAAATTTTCATAATGGGCTAAATATGAATTGTTTTGTAATGTTATAACGTTTATCCTTAGATTGAAAATTACGGACAAATAACTTTCTGATCATTAAGGTAAAAAACTTTCTTCAAACGGGAGTATAAAATATGAATTGTTTTTATAAGTTTAGTAAACTTTTGTGTAAGTCTGTTTTCGGTATTACGAAGAAGTTGCAAAAGAGATTATCATCTTGCTTATTTTGTTTCTACAATAAAAAACTTTCTTAATATGTAGCTAGAGTTACAGAAGCATTAAGTTTTCGTTAAGTACCTCCTTTTTAGGTTTAAACACATTATTATTCGTTCTCTTTTATGTAAATTATATAAGTAGAAAAGAACCTAAATAATAGCATTATGAACCCACGCATTGTACAGATATTCCTTGCTTTGGGAATAATAGCTCTAGCAGGAGCAACAATTGAACAGCTTTCCAGAGGTGTGTACAGTTTGATATTCTTGGATATATTCCTTATTCTTGGCACAGCGAAAAGATAAAGAGTATCAATACTTTACGCAATAGTAGTCATTTAGTCTAAATGAGCATTTTAAAATCTTTAAAAGTTCATTTATAGCCTTTTATGTGCTACCTTAAGGGGTAAGCATTAAATTAAATCTATTATGGAAAAAGGCAAATTTATTATTAACGTTGATTCCCTTATCACTGATTTTCAAAAGCACCTAGATAAGAATGATAGATGTATCTTTTCGGGTCGCTTTGGATCGGGTAAAAGTTTCTTCTTAAATCACTTTATTAATCTGCCCGAAGTTCAGGAAGAATATGTTTTCATACCTATTTATCCCGTCAATTATCAGATTAC is part of the Bacteroides coprosuis DSM 18011 genome and harbors:
- a CDS encoding hypothetical protein (IMG reference gene:2504107235), with amino-acid sequence MNPRIVQIFLALGIIALAGATIEQLSRGVYSLIFLDIFLILGTAKR
- a CDS encoding hypothetical protein (KEGG: dha:DEHA2G01254g DEHA2G01254p~SPTR: Methylenetetrahydrofolate reductase;~IMG reference gene:2504107234), yielding MNVNRIKRDKLSHIQLRRRLDDNSVLIENYEIDSGDVHQRKFSILHTHQEDETPMLVKIDYFTDKEKGEKIKLSIPKKDKKNKKKWGFFPKKRGREIMAKDRINAYKRLFRKSYYTTFRTVDEMLGMAANAFVEDVDVTSQYTKYSTINPNINEKYILTIDEE